The Paenibacillus sophorae genome has a segment encoding these proteins:
- a CDS encoding VOC family protein translates to MQKIAPFLWFDNQAEEAINFYTSIFKNSRIKDIRRSGGGGPWPKGAVMSGTFELDGQEFMALNGGPQFTFSPAVSFFVNCEMQQEVDELWEKLSEGGEKQRCGWLKDKFGLSWQIVPSVLGELLQDEDAEKSARVMNAMLQMDKLDIDILRRAYEGVRS, encoded by the coding sequence ATGCAGAAGATTGCCCCTTTTCTATGGTTTGACAATCAGGCTGAAGAAGCGATAAATTTCTATACCTCAATTTTTAAGAATTCCAGGATCAAGGACATCAGACGCAGCGGAGGCGGAGGGCCTTGGCCCAAAGGGGCGGTAATGTCCGGAACGTTCGAGCTTGACGGTCAAGAGTTTATGGCGCTTAACGGCGGACCGCAGTTCACTTTTTCCCCGGCCGTATCGTTCTTCGTTAACTGTGAAATGCAGCAGGAGGTAGACGAGCTGTGGGAGAAGCTCTCCGAAGGCGGGGAGAAGCAGAGATGCGGCTGGCTTAAGGATAAATTCGGACTTTCTTGGCAAATCGTGCCTTCCGTCTTAGGAGAGCTGCTGCAGGATGAGGATGCCGAGAAATCGGCAAGAGTCATGAACGCGATGCTTCAAATGGACAAGCTGGATATCGATATTTTGCGGCGGGCCTATGAGGGCGTCCGCTCTTGA
- a CDS encoding alpha/beta hydrolase family protein, whose protein sequence is MRLFEILLIALNLFLLVLLTFGRLRSKRSAALSAAVSLAVVSLHLALEGYRFQMWPAYMISAALTLHAAFRFSRGNFSGQSPVKRSKLRRTGLAAFLLLYSLLTALPPIALPVPSFEQPTGSYNVGTVQYHWIDHGRKETYENVPGNNRALNIQIWYPADHTEGYPAAPYVADLPVIAEALGRQYGIPKQLFSYFNLVKTYAYQEPPVSKREAAYPVVVFSHGFPGGRYTSTFQTVELASHGFIVVAVEHTLSSFTTVFPGGHYIGLSPNQPKPADISAWDDIINNVWLKDIRFVLNRLDDLNRQDDKKLLTGALDLSRIGMLGHSFGGATAAQALLLDQRVKAAINMDGTFFGKGDLSRGLPRPFLLMSSDLAPQPADASSEPTDSQLAAAGLTREIFDKQLRQIPLRKQKALRNGGRELVIPHATHLSFCDFYLWFPIMVWTNGQTEDPHRTHRAINKATVAFFEEHLGQK, encoded by the coding sequence ATGCGATTGTTCGAAATATTGTTGATAGCGCTGAATCTGTTTCTTCTGGTCCTGCTGACATTTGGAAGATTGCGGAGCAAACGCAGCGCAGCCTTGTCGGCCGCCGTCTCCCTGGCCGTTGTCAGTCTGCATCTGGCGCTCGAAGGCTATCGGTTTCAAATGTGGCCGGCATATATGATCTCAGCCGCCCTAACCCTGCACGCCGCCTTCCGCTTCAGCCGGGGGAACTTCTCCGGGCAGTCCCCTGTCAAGCGAAGCAAGCTGCGGCGAACGGGGCTTGCTGCTTTTCTCTTGTTGTACAGCTTACTAACGGCGCTGCCGCCTATCGCCCTGCCCGTCCCTTCCTTCGAACAGCCTACCGGCTCCTATAATGTTGGTACTGTCCAGTACCACTGGATCGATCATGGGCGAAAGGAAACCTATGAGAACGTGCCCGGGAACAATAGAGCCTTGAACATTCAAATTTGGTATCCCGCCGATCACACCGAAGGCTATCCGGCAGCGCCTTATGTGGCGGATTTGCCAGTCATTGCCGAAGCGCTGGGCAGGCAATACGGCATACCAAAGCAGCTGTTCAGCTACTTCAATCTGGTCAAGACCTACGCCTACCAGGAGCCGCCCGTATCGAAGAGGGAGGCGGCCTATCCGGTTGTCGTGTTCTCCCACGGTTTTCCCGGAGGGCGTTATACCAGCACTTTCCAAACCGTTGAATTGGCCAGCCACGGCTTTATCGTCGTTGCCGTAGAACATACCTTAAGCTCGTTTACAACCGTATTTCCGGGAGGACATTATATCGGCCTATCCCCCAACCAGCCGAAACCGGCGGACATTTCCGCTTGGGACGATATAATCAACAATGTCTGGCTGAAGGACATTCGATTCGTACTAAATCGGCTGGACGATCTGAACCGCCAGGATGACAAGAAACTCTTGACGGGCGCTCTCGACTTAAGCCGCATCGGTATGCTGGGACATTCCTTCGGGGGCGCTACCGCCGCCCAGGCGCTCCTGCTAGACCAGCGGGTCAAAGCGGCGATCAATATGGACGGCACCTTTTTCGGAAAAGGGGACTTGAGCCGGGGATTGCCGCGGCCCTTCCTGTTAATGAGCTCCGACCTGGCACCCCAGCCTGCGGATGCTTCGTCCGAACCGACGGACAGCCAACTGGCAGCCGCCGGTCTGACCCGCGAGATCTTTGACAAACAGCTGCGGCAAATCCCTTTGCGCAAACAAAAAGCGCTGCGAAACGGAGGAAGAGAATTGGTCATTCCTCATGCGACCCATTTGAGCTTTTGCGATTTTTATCTCTGGTTCCCCATAATGGTCTGGACAAACGGTCAAACGGAGGATCCCCACCGTACCCATAGAGCGATCAACAAAGCGACGGTCGCCTTTTTTGAGGAACACCTCGGCCAGAAATAA
- a CDS encoding DUF2785 domain-containing protein, whose product MDGERKQLYINLQRIEDEQYRLREGEKLWDYITLMLQYIGDPEPELRDELIYPTFHEWIVVKRWFNKAELLNMLSVLIGDQHLFYGIGGKEDESVFTRSFSVLVIALLLQRHREQSFMDLSCFKRLQDSLVRYYEGEKDLRGYLAEGGWAHCAAHGADALRELVQCEESDEAGRNEVLTAVKGMLYNGYYSFQDEEDERIASIVDVIISRKLLPYPSIAEWLIGLGECGSRPKSRSQTISRVNAKDCLRSLYFRLLHNSRGQDLLPVILKTESELNRFA is encoded by the coding sequence ATGGACGGCGAGCGGAAGCAGTTGTATATCAACCTGCAAAGAATTGAGGATGAACAATACCGGCTTAGAGAAGGCGAAAAATTATGGGACTATATCACACTGATGCTTCAATACATAGGCGACCCTGAGCCGGAATTGCGGGACGAGCTTATTTATCCTACTTTTCATGAATGGATTGTCGTCAAGCGGTGGTTTAACAAAGCTGAGCTTCTGAATATGCTTTCCGTTCTTATTGGTGATCAACATTTGTTTTACGGTATTGGCGGTAAGGAGGATGAATCGGTGTTTACCCGGTCGTTTTCCGTGCTGGTTATCGCTTTACTGCTGCAGAGGCATCGGGAGCAGTCTTTTATGGATCTATCGTGTTTTAAGCGGCTGCAAGATTCCCTGGTCCGATACTACGAGGGTGAAAAAGATTTGCGTGGATATTTGGCCGAAGGCGGCTGGGCCCACTGTGCCGCTCATGGAGCGGATGCGCTGCGGGAATTGGTGCAGTGTGAAGAGAGCGATGAAGCGGGGCGGAACGAGGTCCTTACAGCCGTCAAGGGAATGCTGTACAACGGGTATTATAGTTTTCAAGATGAAGAGGATGAACGGATTGCCAGCATCGTTGATGTAATAATCAGCCGGAAATTGCTGCCGTATCCATCCATTGCGGAGTGGCTCATTGGCCTCGGAGAATGCGGCAGCCGGCCCAAAAGCCGAAGTCAAACGATATCCCGGGTCAACGCGAAAGATTGCCTCCGCTCTCTCTATTTTAGACTGCTGCACAATAGTCGCGGACAGGATCTACTCCCCGTCATACTTAAAACGGAATCAGAATTAAACAGATTTGCATAG
- a CDS encoding FAD/NAD(P)-binding protein, which produces MSLEALNERVKTDLSYLAFGGAAWVQPKNHSEGHVYDVVIIGGGQSGLAAAFGLLRERISNILVIDENREGLEGPWETYARMVTLRTPKHLTSVDLGIPSLTFRSWWEAQFGPQGWDEVVKIPRGDWMNYLRWYRQVLDLPVINEVKLKLIEPAADGIHRLHIDGAGAPSEQLLARKVVLATGIQGGGEWHVPPLIADNLPSHLYAHTSEMIDFEALKGKKIGILGGGASAFDNANFALSQGVAEAHVFVRREKLPSVNPIRQMESSGMIERFHVLTDAEKYAAISHFFKYNQPPTNDTFERAAAWPGFELHLGAPWLDVESDGEGATVTTPQGRFTFDFLIVSTGLLSDPGLRPELRLIESHIARWGDVYEAPAEVANPQLDAHPYLSPGFALTGRDAEGEQFLHGLFVFNYSALASCGLSASAISGTKNAVPKLVSGVADQLFLDDRDEILKSFIDYDEAEFVGEWSKSTPSDELERKI; this is translated from the coding sequence ATGAGCCTGGAAGCTTTGAATGAACGAGTGAAAACCGATCTTTCCTACCTTGCCTTTGGAGGCGCGGCTTGGGTACAGCCGAAGAATCATTCCGAAGGGCATGTCTATGACGTCGTGATTATCGGGGGAGGTCAAAGCGGCTTGGCTGCGGCTTTCGGCCTGCTGCGTGAACGGATATCGAATATTCTTGTTATTGATGAGAACCGTGAGGGTCTGGAGGGGCCGTGGGAGACCTATGCGCGGATGGTTACGCTGCGCACGCCCAAGCATCTGACTTCCGTCGACCTTGGGATACCTTCTCTGACCTTCCGCTCCTGGTGGGAAGCGCAGTTCGGACCGCAGGGCTGGGATGAGGTCGTTAAGATTCCACGGGGCGACTGGATGAATTATTTACGCTGGTACCGGCAGGTTCTGGATCTTCCGGTCATTAATGAAGTCAAGCTGAAGCTGATCGAGCCTGCCGCGGACGGGATTCATCGCTTGCATATTGATGGAGCGGGAGCGCCTTCGGAACAATTATTGGCACGAAAAGTTGTCCTGGCCACAGGCATTCAGGGGGGCGGCGAATGGCATGTGCCTCCATTAATTGCCGATAATTTGCCGAGCCACCTGTATGCCCACACTTCGGAGATGATTGATTTTGAAGCGCTGAAAGGCAAAAAAATCGGGATTCTGGGCGGCGGAGCATCGGCCTTTGACAATGCCAATTTCGCCTTATCCCAAGGCGTGGCCGAAGCTCATGTCTTTGTACGTCGGGAGAAGCTGCCGAGCGTCAATCCGATCCGCCAAATGGAATCATCGGGGATGATTGAGCGTTTCCACGTACTGACGGATGCCGAGAAATATGCGGCGATTTCTCATTTCTTCAAGTACAATCAGCCGCCGACCAACGATACCTTTGAACGGGCGGCTGCATGGCCCGGATTTGAGCTGCATCTTGGCGCTCCATGGCTTGATGTGGAGAGCGATGGCGAAGGAGCAACGGTGACCACGCCTCAAGGCAGGTTCACCTTTGATTTCCTGATCGTCAGCACCGGTCTTCTCAGCGATCCCGGCTTACGTCCGGAACTCCGGTTGATCGAGAGCCATATTGCCCGGTGGGGTGATGTCTACGAGGCTCCGGCAGAGGTGGCCAATCCGCAGCTTGATGCGCATCCTTACCTCAGTCCCGGCTTTGCGCTCACCGGCCGAGACGCGGAGGGAGAGCAATTCCTGCATGGACTGTTCGTCTTTAACTACTCGGCACTTGCGAGCTGCGGACTTTCGGCTTCCGCCATTTCAGGCACGAAGAACGCGGTACCGAAGCTCGTCTCCGGAGTGGCGGACCAATTGTTCCTTGACGACCGGGACGAGATTCTGAAATCCTTCATTGATTATGATGAGGCCGAATTTGTCGGCGAGTGGTCGAAATCAACGCCGAGCGATGAGCTTGAACGAAAAATATAA
- a CDS encoding GNAT family N-acetyltransferase, with translation MIRLDAQEYAKAEEPLREVTINTLFAQAVIHGHISGEVYTDDLHNPAAFYIVHPYGMSLLFGETDRESFRHKLVEHVENTNKTRQKSEWLQVHPRSWDSLIRSVMGPDSAVQEENTRVNFAFDRSRYEQAVKKYGKSDYEIVPTTREIFRELEGGVAPKHFWRDSEQFAERGIGYTLMDGSEAASTSFAAFLEDNQLEIGIETSEKFRGKGYAFHVCSALIDYCLEANLEPVWSCRQENEGSYYLAQKLGFIPTVRVPYYRLEV, from the coding sequence ATGATCAGATTAGACGCACAGGAATACGCCAAGGCGGAGGAACCGCTGAGAGAGGTAACAATCAATACGCTGTTTGCCCAGGCGGTAATACACGGACATATTTCCGGGGAGGTTTATACGGATGACCTACATAACCCGGCAGCTTTTTACATCGTCCATCCTTACGGAATGTCGCTGCTGTTTGGAGAAACAGACCGTGAGTCTTTTAGACATAAGCTGGTTGAGCATGTCGAGAACACCAATAAGACAAGACAAAAATCCGAGTGGCTGCAGGTGCATCCCCGTTCCTGGGACTCTCTGATCCGTTCAGTGATGGGCCCGGATTCTGCGGTGCAGGAGGAGAATACAAGAGTTAATTTCGCGTTTGACCGCAGCCGTTATGAGCAGGCCGTCAAGAAGTACGGGAAGAGCGATTACGAAATTGTGCCGACGACGCGGGAGATATTCCGGGAGCTGGAGGGCGGCGTTGCTCCGAAGCACTTCTGGAGAGATTCGGAGCAGTTCGCGGAGCGGGGGATTGGATATACGCTGATGGATGGCAGCGAAGCGGCTTCAACCTCATTTGCAGCATTTCTTGAAGATAATCAGCTAGAGATTGGAATCGAAACTTCCGAGAAATTCCGGGGTAAAGGCTATGCCTTCCACGTGTGCTCGGCCTTGATCGATTATTGCCTGGAAGCCAATCTAGAGCCGGTCTGGTCCTGCCGCCAAGAAAACGAAGGCTCTTATTATCTGGCGCAAAAGCTCGGATTCATCCCGACGGTTCGCGTTCCCTATTACCGGTTAGAGGTATAG
- a CDS encoding methyl-accepting chemotaxis protein, translating to MRLSIAQKLLAGFLTVAIISGCAGVSYILSMRKVQSTIDRVLERHVMLKGMADNLKFYAISQNSSLQSYLLNQDTFYHTNLQTDNSQTDKLLDEMSPMLADQPESRKMVDLMKNMNRYYSEKAEGLFGLPQESLEGAFLEAKTDLMLMGDAIVHYAQQLSDEQTREMLAVKTEMEKTNADAIRFTMAIGIAVFVLAVGIGLYMARMISRPIRSLSSAARSISEGNLGSGPLVLKQKDELAMLAEAFNRMQDNLRLIVTEINESTEHLINISGEVAAGTEETSRAAEHMAAVMGELASTSSSRVEATKNGQEAVMAVDADIRNIDRNSRTAMDVARQAQEMAVSGEKGLADAVRQMNTIRQRMDAIERMMSSLEKRSGEIEEMNNVISSIGVQTNLLSLNAAIEAARAGEHGRGFAVVTTEIRKLANETNASADKVKALVQAIQSDTRQVGLSVREMNDEVAQGVKTTSSVSELFDQIKRLTGSTTSEIQEVTEALRNLSGHSEKIVDTMDRISEMTKTVAEGTESVGAATEQQLACMEQNSAHTSMLHEMSAKLRQTVLHFKL from the coding sequence GTGCGTCTATCAATTGCACAAAAATTATTGGCCGGATTTTTGACGGTTGCCATCATTTCCGGGTGTGCGGGTGTGAGCTACATTCTATCGATGCGGAAGGTGCAGAGTACCATAGATAGGGTTCTTGAGCGTCATGTAATGCTGAAAGGCATGGCGGATAATCTGAAGTTCTACGCCATATCGCAGAACAGCAGCCTGCAATCGTATTTGCTCAATCAGGATACGTTCTATCATACGAATCTGCAGACGGACAACAGCCAGACGGATAAGCTCCTGGACGAAATGTCTCCCATGCTGGCGGATCAGCCGGAGAGCCGGAAAATGGTTGATCTGATGAAGAATATGAACCGCTATTACAGCGAGAAGGCCGAAGGCCTGTTCGGGCTGCCGCAGGAGTCTTTGGAAGGCGCCTTTTTGGAGGCCAAGACTGACCTTATGCTGATGGGTGACGCCATTGTCCATTATGCCCAGCAGCTCTCCGATGAGCAAACTCGGGAAATGTTGGCGGTCAAGACGGAAATGGAGAAGACAAACGCGGATGCCATCCGTTTTACCATGGCGATCGGCATTGCCGTCTTTGTTCTTGCGGTCGGAATTGGTTTGTACATGGCCCGGATGATATCCCGGCCGATCCGGTCGCTGTCTTCTGCGGCACGATCCATTTCCGAAGGGAATTTGGGCAGCGGTCCCCTTGTCTTGAAGCAGAAGGATGAATTGGCGATGCTGGCGGAAGCATTCAACCGAATGCAGGACAACCTGAGGCTTATTGTGACGGAAATCAACGAGAGTACCGAGCATCTCATCAACATATCCGGGGAGGTCGCGGCAGGTACGGAAGAAACGAGCCGGGCGGCGGAACATATGGCTGCCGTAATGGGCGAGTTGGCTTCGACCAGCAGCAGCCGGGTGGAGGCGACGAAGAATGGGCAGGAGGCGGTAATGGCCGTCGATGCCGACATCCGCAATATCGACCGGAACAGCCGGACAGCGATGGATGTTGCCAGGCAAGCGCAGGAAATGGCCGTATCCGGAGAAAAAGGGCTGGCCGACGCGGTTCGTCAGATGAATACGATCCGGCAGCGGATGGATGCGATTGAGCGGATGATGTCATCCCTGGAGAAGCGCTCTGGCGAAATTGAAGAGATGAATAACGTCATTTCCTCAATCGGAGTGCAGACCAATCTTCTGTCGTTAAATGCGGCAATTGAAGCCGCCCGGGCCGGCGAGCATGGAAGGGGATTCGCAGTCGTAACAACGGAAATCCGCAAGCTTGCCAATGAGACCAACGCTTCGGCGGACAAGGTTAAAGCACTGGTTCAGGCGATCCAGAGCGATACGCGGCAGGTTGGACTATCGGTCAGGGAAATGAATGACGAGGTGGCTCAAGGCGTGAAGACCACAAGCTCCGTAAGCGAATTGTTCGATCAGATCAAGAGACTTACAGGCAGCACCACAAGCGAAATTCAGGAGGTGACCGAAGCGCTGCGTAATCTATCCGGACACTCCGAGAAAATTGTCGACACCATGGACCGAATATCGGAGATGACGAAGACGGTGGCGGAAGGCACGGAAAGCGTGGGGGCCGCCACCGAGCAGCAGCTGGCCTGCATGGAGCAGAATTCGGCGCATACATCCATGCTGCATGAGATGTCGGCCAAGCTCCGTCAGACGGTGCTGCACTTTAAACTCTAA
- a CDS encoding DUF6530 family protein has product MKIPTTLKHKPVIVSENYENVDGRYANHSDTKGLSLGLAQWNDRGKVDISAKVWRHTGEKWSRQSEELPLHRVLDLAILVTRSMVHFREAYQYQNLYDPENPVIDRVGLQGEAMTVSVCTDNDKINEDIKLFSQALSDDSELIGERLSTLSRILKEMGY; this is encoded by the coding sequence ATGAAAATTCCAACAACGCTAAAGCATAAACCGGTTATTGTATCCGAAAATTACGAGAATGTGGATGGCAGATATGCGAATCATTCGGACACGAAGGGATTATCGCTCGGATTGGCTCAGTGGAACGACCGGGGGAAGGTCGATATTTCCGCCAAGGTGTGGCGGCATACGGGAGAGAAGTGGTCCAGACAATCGGAGGAGCTGCCGCTTCATCGGGTGCTTGACCTTGCCATTCTGGTGACCAGAAGCATGGTCCATTTCCGGGAGGCTTACCAGTATCAGAATCTGTATGATCCCGAGAATCCGGTGATTGACCGTGTGGGTCTGCAAGGGGAGGCGATGACCGTATCCGTATGCACGGACAACGACAAAATCAACGAAGACATCAAGCTGTTCAGCCAGGCGCTGAGCGATGACAGCGAACTGATCGGCGAGCGACTAAGCACGCTGTCCCGGATTTTGAAGGAAATGGGCTATTAA
- a CDS encoding sugar ABC transporter substrate-binding protein: MKTKRKLIRSLCVMLCVAGVLAWTTSCSSGSVSPEAGGARKAANAGSPGTQSSESGTTAQRTKEVAGNPGKKGEVAIGVILLDQRDRFLTYLAQNMKREAQAEPGTSLEIKYSGDDAERQSEQVEELLAAGVSAIVFIPVNAEQSVKLTKRIQDAGIPAIILSRAYEGVEGATAYVGSERPPSAESPPDAAGILEMDEIAKLLGGKGNIALIDGGKDEKRAEDIKHVIAQHPGLNLVFEGSAAHDRYKALLLMSDWLTTGKSIDAVVATNDEMAIGAILAARLQGKEKGMRFAGVDGTMQALEMMKMGNIDVTVFQDAAEQGKQAIKVAVKAAQGLSFTKNTYVPYELVTANQADRYIAKWNQ; the protein is encoded by the coding sequence ATGAAAACAAAGAGAAAGCTTATCCGTTCCCTGTGTGTGATGCTATGCGTAGCGGGAGTATTGGCGTGGACAACGTCATGCTCATCCGGCAGTGTCTCGCCGGAAGCGGGGGGAGCGCGAAAAGCCGCCAATGCCGGTTCGCCCGGGACGCAAAGCAGTGAAAGCGGAACAACCGCGCAGAGGACAAAGGAGGTGGCCGGGAACCCGGGTAAGAAAGGCGAAGTGGCTATCGGCGTCATTTTGCTCGATCAGAGAGACCGGTTTCTCACCTATCTGGCGCAGAACATGAAGCGGGAGGCCCAAGCCGAACCGGGAACGTCGCTGGAAATCAAATATTCCGGCGATGATGCGGAGCGCCAATCCGAACAAGTTGAGGAACTGCTCGCGGCGGGAGTAAGCGCTATCGTGTTTATTCCAGTCAATGCGGAGCAATCGGTAAAGCTGACGAAAAGAATCCAAGACGCCGGGATACCGGCAATTATCCTGTCCCGCGCTTATGAAGGTGTGGAAGGGGCGACGGCATATGTCGGCTCCGAGCGGCCGCCTTCCGCCGAATCGCCGCCGGACGCCGCCGGTATTCTGGAAATGGACGAAATCGCCAAATTGCTGGGGGGAAAGGGGAATATTGCGCTAATTGACGGCGGCAAAGATGAGAAGCGGGCCGAAGATATCAAACATGTCATCGCTCAGCATCCAGGATTAAATTTGGTGTTCGAAGGAAGCGCCGCACATGACCGGTATAAAGCGCTCTTGCTAATGTCGGATTGGCTGACGACCGGCAAATCAATCGACGCCGTTGTAGCCACTAATGATGAAATGGCGATCGGAGCCATTCTGGCCGCGCGGTTGCAGGGCAAAGAGAAGGGAATGCGATTTGCTGGAGTCGACGGTACGATGCAGGCTTTGGAGATGATGAAGATGGGTAATATTGATGTCACCGTCTTTCAGGATGCGGCTGAACAGGGAAAGCAGGCGATAAAAGTCGCGGTTAAAGCTGCACAAGGCTTAAGCTTTACCAAAAATACATATGTCCCATACGAGCTGGTCACCGCGAATCAAGCGGATCGGTACATAGCAAAATGGAATCAATGA
- a CDS encoding carbonic anhydrase, translated as MKLMKPYSRFLLCGLLMGVLAGCAEKEQVLQNTESNPPTQAAQAAKVHWSYEGETSPEHWGELEEDFGTCKVGKEQSPIDIEAADVKKDTSLSPVEVDYSPSEVSLVNNGHTIQVNVSGENNHIVLEGKTYALMQFHFHLPSEHEVGGKHDEMELHFVHKTADGDTAVLGVLINGGAENAELNKLWSRLPQKESEEAVAIDGKFDLKALLPGDLHSYRYHGSLTTPPCTEGVQWIVLQQPVEWSEAQIGAFRTLFPHDNRPVQPLDGRTLETEE; from the coding sequence ATGAAATTAATGAAACCGTATTCCCGATTTCTGCTTTGCGGACTCTTGATGGGTGTACTGGCAGGCTGCGCGGAGAAGGAACAAGTCTTACAGAACACAGAAAGCAATCCGCCAACGCAAGCGGCCCAGGCCGCTAAGGTTCACTGGTCGTATGAGGGAGAGACATCACCTGAACATTGGGGCGAACTTGAAGAAGATTTCGGGACCTGTAAGGTGGGAAAGGAACAATCGCCTATCGATATTGAGGCTGCCGATGTGAAGAAGGATACCAGCCTCTCCCCAGTGGAAGTCGATTATTCGCCTTCGGAAGTGTCTCTCGTCAACAATGGTCATACTATTCAGGTAAATGTGTCGGGTGAGAACAACCACATTGTTCTGGAGGGAAAGACCTATGCGCTGATGCAGTTCCACTTTCATTTGCCAAGCGAGCATGAAGTGGGCGGCAAGCATGACGAGATGGAACTTCACTTCGTTCACAAGACCGCGGACGGAGATACTGCCGTGCTCGGCGTCTTGATTAACGGCGGCGCGGAGAACGCAGAACTGAACAAGCTGTGGTCCCGGCTTCCCCAGAAAGAGAGTGAAGAGGCAGTAGCGATTGACGGAAAATTCGATCTTAAGGCCCTGCTGCCGGGAGATCTTCACTCTTACCGCTATCACGGATCGCTAACGACGCCGCCATGCACCGAAGGAGTCCAGTGGATTGTGCTTCAACAGCCCGTGGAATGGTCCGAGGCGCAGATTGGCGCGTTCCGTACCCTGTTCCCGCATGATAACCGCCCGGTTCAGCCGCTTGACGGCCGGACACTTGAGACAGAAGAGTAA
- a CDS encoding GIY-YIG nuclease family protein — protein MMSLDKQKKKELASSYVQSFRPMGVYQIRNVKNGKILVLGSMDLTGARNRLAFIQQTNINNINELKQDWNEHGGGSFVFEELDQIKPREETLNDRSELKEYQEEVDALLELWIEKLQPFGDKGYNKPKRKK, from the coding sequence ATGATGTCTCTGGATAAGCAAAAGAAGAAAGAGCTTGCCTCGTCATATGTACAGTCATTTCGGCCGATGGGCGTTTACCAGATACGAAATGTGAAGAACGGTAAAATTCTGGTGCTGGGCAGCATGGATCTGACCGGGGCCAGAAACCGGCTTGCGTTTATACAGCAGACGAATATTAACAACATCAATGAACTGAAGCAGGACTGGAATGAACACGGCGGCGGCAGCTTCGTATTTGAGGAGCTGGATCAAATTAAACCGCGTGAAGAAACTTTGAATGATAGATCCGAACTAAAAGAGTATCAGGAAGAAGTGGATGCGCTGCTTGAGCTGTGGATTGAGAAGCTGCAGCCCTTTGGGGACAAGGGATACAATAAGCCGAAGCGGAAAAAGTAG
- a CDS encoding TIGR00266 family protein translates to MGAHEIDYVIMGEEMQCVEVQLDPGESVIAEAGSFMMMDPEIRMETIFGDGSSSGQGGGGLMGKLMGAGKRVLTGESLFMTVFTHGGGYGRKSVTFAAPYPGKIIPLDLLQYNGKIVCQKDAFLCAAKGVSVGIEFQRRLGAGFFGGEGFIMQKLEGDGLAFVHSGGYVMEKTLQPGEVIRLDTGCLVAMTSSVDYDIEMVKGIKTALFGGEGLFFATLRGPGKIWVQSLPFNRMADRILSAARGTGRKEEGSILGGLGNLLDGR, encoded by the coding sequence ATGGGAGCGCATGAAATTGATTATGTGATTATGGGCGAAGAAATGCAGTGTGTGGAGGTTCAGCTTGATCCCGGCGAGAGCGTGATCGCGGAAGCGGGCAGCTTTATGATGATGGACCCGGAAATCCGCATGGAGACCATCTTCGGCGACGGCAGCAGCTCGGGTCAGGGCGGCGGCGGTCTGATGGGCAAGCTGATGGGCGCGGGAAAAAGAGTGCTGACCGGCGAAAGCCTGTTCATGACCGTATTCACGCATGGCGGAGGCTACGGCCGGAAGTCCGTAACGTTTGCCGCTCCGTATCCGGGAAAGATCATTCCCCTTGACCTGCTTCAGTATAACGGAAAAATTGTCTGTCAAAAGGACGCTTTTCTCTGTGCGGCAAAAGGCGTATCCGTAGGGATAGAATTTCAGCGCAGGCTTGGCGCCGGATTCTTCGGCGGCGAAGGATTTATTATGCAGAAGCTGGAAGGCGACGGTTTGGCCTTTGTCCATTCCGGCGGGTACGTCATGGAGAAGACGCTGCAGCCCGGAGAAGTCATCCGCCTGGATACCGGCTGTCTTGTCGCCATGACTTCTTCGGTGGACTATGATATCGAGATGGTCAAAGGCATCAAAACCGCCCTGTTCGGAGGGGAAGGCCTGTTCTTCGCCACGCTGCGTGGACCGGGCAAGATCTGGGTTCAGTCGCTGCCGTTCAACCGGATGGCTGACCGCATTCTGTCTGCTGCCCGGGGCACGGGACGCAAGGAAGAGGGCAGCATTCTCGGCGGGCTGGGCAATCTGCTGGACGGCAGATAA